In Brachypodium distachyon strain Bd21 chromosome 2, Brachypodium_distachyon_v3.0, whole genome shotgun sequence, one genomic interval encodes:
- the LOC100834894 gene encoding uncharacterized protein LOC100834894 produces the protein MQGHAASEGALATAPSSPTRRLCCGQDVVDCAEDDDTGGIHFFFSAPASPVHYILRSPPASSSSSAASVHHAEGDGCAGDFEFASARHRVAGTGMSSAEDLFLSGRIRVGGLSPIRQETGHGEEEDGDDGGGHSRRPRRARSASPPRTPRFAENGSAETPSESFASSSASSAKTIRRRISLRDLLGRTCSSDFSSSAGPALASAINSGADAEIRSSFWLPSIWPSRTKKGPLLPCPCPAPPHPGRRSTSSVRAAPGGGGGHGRQREGAPPRRTTYLPYRQGLVLGCLGLGARSYGLANSMHPLSTR, from the coding sequence ATGCAGGGCCACGCCGCCTCCGAGGGCGCCCTAGCCACCGCGCCGTCCAGCCCCACGCGCCGCCTCTGCTGCGGCCAAGACGTCGTTGACtgcgccgaggacgacgacacCGGAGGCATCCACTTCTTCTTCAGCGCCCCGGCCAGCCCCGTGCACTACATCCTCCGCTCGCCGCCagcgtcgtcttcctcctccgcagCATCGGTACACCACGCCGAGGGAGACGGATGCGCAGGCGACTTCGAGTTCGCGTCGGCGCGCCACCgcgtcgccggcaccggcatGAGCTCCGCCGAGGacctcttcctctccggccGCATCCGCGTCGGCGGCCTCTCGCCTATCCGCCAAGAGACGGGCcacggggaggaggaggatggcgacgacggcggcgggcactcgcggcggcctcgccggGCCAGGTCGGCGTCGCCGCCCCGGACCCCGCGGTTCGCGGAGAACGGATCCGCAGAGACGCCCTCCGAATCCTTCGCGTCCTCGTCTGCGTCCTCCGCGAAGACCATCCGGCGGAGGATCTCGCTGCGGGACCTCCTCGGCCGCACCTGCAGCAGCGATTTCTCGTCCTCGGCGGGTCCGGCGTTGGCTTCGGCCATTaactccggcgccgacgccgagaTCAGGTCAAGCTTCTGGCTGCCGTCCATCTGGCCGTCGCGGACCAAGaagggccccctcctcccctgccCCTGCCCGGCGCCCCCGCATCCTGGGCGCCGGTCCACGTCGTCGGTCAGAGCGgctcccggcggcggcggaggccatggACGCCAGCGCGagggcgcgccgccgcggcgcacGACGTATCTGCCGTACCGGCAGGGCCTGGTTCTCGGatgcctcggcctcggggccCGGAGCTATGGGCTCGCCAATTCCATGCACCCGCTCTCCACCCGGTGA